A stretch of the Archangium violaceum genome encodes the following:
- a CDS encoding imm11 family protein — protein sequence MHNYFILESHPSPENCTINKCPEPLDSKKWRIAEGEPMGGHYSPPVRLDMDKSHGGMHIPDFIDNNLHLPLVSGKLKQLLERESNAEIEFLPFMLYNHKGRVACDDCYIANVLGSQDCVDRTRTEGQEDASEPGQYIGLFRLFLDPARIDPQSRLFRISAKPSVLIIRDDLRALFEQNEVTGARYIAMGEKCMLY from the coding sequence ATGCACAACTACTTCATTCTCGAATCACACCCCTCTCCCGAGAACTGCACTATCAACAAGTGCCCCGAGCCGCTCGATAGCAAGAAATGGCGGATCGCCGAAGGCGAACCCATGGGGGGACATTACAGCCCTCCGGTTCGCCTCGACATGGACAAGAGCCATGGCGGAATGCACATTCCAGACTTTATCGACAACAACCTCCATCTCCCGCTCGTTAGCGGCAAACTCAAGCAACTACTGGAGCGCGAGTCAAATGCCGAGATAGAGTTCTTGCCATTCATGCTCTATAATCACAAAGGCAGGGTCGCCTGCGACGACTGCTACATCGCCAACGTCCTGGGCTCACAGGACTGTGTCGATAGAACCAGGACCGAAGGCCAGGAGGACGCCTCTGAACCTGGTCAGTACATTGGCCTGTTCAGACTCTTCCTGGACCCAGCACGGATTGATCCTCAGAGCAGGCTCTTCCGTATCAGCGCCAAACCATCCGTCCTCATAATCCGGGATGATCTGCGTGCCCTCTTCGAACAGAATGAGGTGACTGGCGCGAGGTACATCGCCATGGGCGAGAAGTGCATGCTCTACTGA
- a CDS encoding DUF4150 domain-containing protein — MANTVGVNKMSVITKDSNGTTVAFPDVCKTPSPVGPVPIPYPNIARSSDTAQGTRSVLVESNPVCVKDSNFSTSTGDEAGTAGGGVASSKTKGKAEFVNFSFDVKFEGKNVARAFDLMLHNDKNTPPFPVMQPPVVALGRDKEKPRCLVCDKDL; from the coding sequence ATGGCCAACACCGTCGGTGTCAACAAGATGTCCGTCATCACCAAGGACTCCAACGGCACCACCGTCGCCTTCCCGGACGTATGCAAGACTCCCAGCCCAGTCGGCCCCGTCCCCATTCCCTACCCCAACATTGCCCGCTCCTCGGACACGGCCCAGGGCACCAGGAGCGTGCTGGTAGAGAGCAACCCGGTGTGCGTGAAGGACTCGAACTTCAGCACCAGCACGGGCGACGAGGCAGGCACGGCGGGGGGTGGCGTGGCCTCGAGCAAAACCAAGGGCAAGGCCGAGTTCGTCAACTTCTCCTTCGACGTGAAATTCGAGGGGAAGAACGTGGCCCGCGCTTTCGACCTCATGCTGCACAACGACAAGAACACCCCGCCCTTCCCCGTGATGCAGCCCCCCGTGGTGGCCCTCGGCAGGGACAAGGAAAAACCCAGGTGCCTGGTATGCGACAAGGACCTATAG
- a CDS encoding DUF6484 domain-containing protein → MKTDDTQQPGGPAVLEPILAPRQGWVAGLATDGGVLVDFPGNSRGPVGAKLGLPLDARAVREAVARRQPVMLLFEEGDPRRPFLLAFVYTPSPTPMLDSLLENTATYPPEHVKVDGQRMPLKVKGRSEVSFSCGDSRVTLTPNELSLVCGEASLTLQRNGRAVLRGVRVESRAEDVNRIKGGAVEVN, encoded by the coding sequence ATGAAGACAGACGACACGCAACAGCCGGGCGGCCCTGCTGTGCTCGAGCCCATTCTCGCTCCACGGCAGGGCTGGGTGGCCGGGCTCGCCACTGACGGGGGAGTGTTGGTGGACTTCCCGGGCAACTCCAGAGGCCCCGTGGGGGCGAAGCTGGGGTTGCCGCTCGATGCACGCGCGGTGCGGGAGGCCGTGGCCCGACGCCAGCCCGTCATGCTCCTTTTCGAGGAGGGGGACCCGCGCCGTCCCTTCCTGCTGGCCTTCGTCTACACCCCCAGCCCCACGCCCATGCTGGACTCGCTGCTGGAGAACACCGCGACATACCCGCCCGAGCACGTGAAGGTGGACGGCCAGCGCATGCCGCTCAAGGTGAAGGGCCGTAGCGAGGTGTCCTTCTCGTGTGGCGACTCGCGCGTCACCCTCACGCCCAACGAGCTGTCGCTGGTGTGCGGCGAGGCCAGCCTCACCCTGCAGCGCAACGGCCGGGCCGTGCTGCGGGGCGTGCGGGTTGAGTCACGCGCGGAGGATGTCAACCGGATAAAGGGTGGCGCGGTGGAGGTGAACTAG
- a CDS encoding TIGR02270 family protein: protein MEALSDELFLNWEVYEEHLEEAEFLWGQRERQGGSPEYRLPEVAEGEERLLARVDALVLGGTPVAEGLLVPALESELPTRTSAAAYTLLVGGVPGASQAVLEAVRKEVPGVLEAMAKALALLEPGALPAWVPQLLEAPEPALQALALGVLGTHGGVPTARLLALLQHEEEEVVAAALRALARSRTAVDGRTLQHLLASPVPAVRDAAIEAGLAGGQRAAWAACQATLAVPDAHLSRLLWALGGDDRDVQRLVALLDTPALRADVLWVLGFSGRLAAADACMVCLADPSVTALAGEAFSALTGLRLKGPYALERSEPSEAELDTNPDMDIRRSMEDLLPLPAPDAVAAWWKEARPRFTPGQRYLLGEPLTAGSLLEALETAPMRRRHVLGLEVTLRSQGQVRVPTRAWARTQEAALRAARALPPAHFARPFTEGLSS from the coding sequence GTGGAGGCGCTCAGCGACGAGCTGTTCCTCAACTGGGAGGTATACGAGGAGCACCTGGAGGAGGCGGAGTTCCTCTGGGGCCAGAGGGAGCGGCAGGGTGGGTCTCCCGAGTACCGGCTGCCGGAGGTGGCCGAGGGAGAAGAGCGGCTGCTGGCCCGGGTGGATGCACTGGTGTTGGGAGGCACACCGGTAGCAGAGGGGTTGCTGGTGCCGGCACTGGAGTCCGAGCTGCCCACGCGCACCAGCGCCGCGGCGTACACGCTGCTGGTGGGGGGCGTGCCCGGCGCGAGCCAGGCGGTGCTGGAGGCGGTGAGGAAGGAGGTGCCCGGTGTGTTGGAGGCCATGGCGAAGGCCCTGGCCCTCCTGGAGCCTGGTGCCTTGCCGGCCTGGGTACCGCAGCTTTTGGAGGCACCGGAGCCCGCACTCCAGGCGCTGGCGCTGGGCGTGCTGGGGACACACGGGGGCGTGCCGACGGCCCGGTTGTTGGCCCTCCTGCAGCACGAGGAGGAGGAGGTGGTGGCTGCGGCCCTGCGGGCCCTGGCTCGCAGTCGCACGGCCGTGGACGGCAGGACTCTGCAGCACCTGCTGGCCTCGCCCGTGCCGGCGGTGCGCGACGCCGCCATTGAGGCCGGGCTGGCGGGAGGCCAGCGCGCCGCCTGGGCCGCGTGTCAGGCCACGCTCGCCGTGCCGGATGCGCACCTCTCCCGGCTGCTATGGGCCCTGGGGGGAGACGACAGGGACGTGCAGCGGCTGGTGGCACTGCTCGACACTCCTGCCCTGCGTGCGGACGTGCTGTGGGTGCTCGGCTTCTCCGGCCGCCTGGCCGCAGCCGACGCCTGCATGGTGTGCCTGGCAGACCCCTCCGTGACTGCTCTGGCCGGCGAGGCCTTCTCCGCACTGACGGGCCTGCGCCTGAAGGGCCCTTACGCACTGGAGCGCTCCGAGCCGTCAGAAGCCGAGTTGGATACCAACCCGGACATGGACATCCGCCGCTCGATGGAGGACTTGCTGCCCCTGCCCGCCCCGGACGCGGTAGCCGCATGGTGGAAGGAGGCACGCCCGCGCTTCACCCCGGGGCAACGCTACCTTCTCGGTGAGCCACTCACCGCGGGCTCCCTGCTGGAGGCGCTGGAGACAGCCCCCATGCGCCGCCGGCACGTATTGGGCCTGGAGGTGACGCTGCGCAGCCAGGGCCAGGTGCGTGTACCCACCCGCGCGTGGGCCCGTACCCAGGAGGCCGCCCTGCGCGCGGCTCGAGCCCTGCCCCCAGCACATTTCGCACGCCCCTTCACGGAGGGACTCTCCTCATGA
- a CDS encoding AHH domain-containing protein — MEQDRARQEAQARLEKARAEAEEARKRAEEARARADANEERLKKAREEFDKARQERKGGIGKAEKELKEAERPEKEAEKAEKSASAKAREEHLSSLLAADSHQHGEESGCVTRCLWDKARPPTWRRRCLFRGHNHRENGVKYQLANESDWYNLDFRERNSESRKRLNKEFSDAQLGVRKPVNNPTISKDCWWMSKYGANFRINNRPWKNEAHHIIPIEALATHFDGKLLLLQAVKYNVNIGVNIIMLPINEKHARVYQLPSHPSNHPDYNRSLKRMLDSISNKFGKEKEKQGGHPEMSAENPGNHRTNLNNFSLGMRIQLRDFAIEKAKAGAPLHINDIFKPIR, encoded by the coding sequence ATGGAGCAGGACAGAGCCCGACAGGAAGCCCAGGCACGGCTGGAGAAGGCCAGAGCGGAAGCCGAAGAGGCCCGCAAGAGGGCTGAAGAGGCCCGCGCTCGCGCGGATGCCAACGAGGAGCGGCTGAAGAAGGCCCGCGAGGAGTTCGACAAAGCGCGCCAGGAGCGCAAGGGCGGCATCGGCAAGGCCGAGAAGGAGTTGAAGGAAGCCGAGCGGCCGGAGAAGGAAGCGGAGAAGGCGGAGAAGAGCGCCAGTGCGAAGGCGCGCGAGGAGCACCTCTCCTCCCTGCTGGCAGCTGACAGTCACCAGCACGGAGAGGAGAGCGGCTGCGTCACCCGGTGCCTGTGGGACAAGGCTCGGCCCCCCACCTGGAGGCGCCGGTGCCTCTTCCGAGGCCACAACCACCGGGAGAATGGGGTGAAGTACCAGCTCGCCAACGAGTCCGACTGGTACAACCTGGACTTCAGGGAGCGCAATAGCGAGTCGCGCAAACGACTGAACAAGGAATTCAGCGACGCACAACTCGGCGTGCGCAAGCCCGTCAACAACCCCACCATCAGCAAGGACTGCTGGTGGATGAGCAAGTACGGCGCCAACTTCCGGATAAACAACCGTCCCTGGAAGAACGAAGCCCACCACATCATCCCGATAGAGGCCCTCGCCACACACTTCGATGGAAAGCTGCTTCTACTCCAAGCAGTCAAATACAACGTCAACATTGGCGTTAATATCATCATGCTTCCCATCAATGAAAAACACGCACGGGTGTACCAGCTCCCCTCACACCCATCAAACCACCCTGACTACAACAGATCCCTCAAGCGCATGCTAGACAGCATATCCAATAAATTCGGGAAAGAGAAAGAAAAACAAGGCGGGCACCCGGAAATGTCGGCAGAAAACCCAGGCAATCATCGAACCAACCTCAACAACTTCTCCCTCGGGATGCGAATCCAGTTACGCGACTTTGCAATCGAAAAGGCAAAGGCAGGCGCACCCCTACACATCAACGATATTTTCAAACCAATTCGATAG
- a CDS encoding Imm49 family immunity protein: protein MNLETVRENAHVYLMEALDSISQRTADEQSGLAYITAAYFYRRIAICELLAEARMDRFATFLAKSALVRIHFLRLVTQGHAAAPLHTCASRNFSFVDSLVAGQLHMAVELARLTPDRHTPSIEYEDDFLLHRFLQRLTLHLHVGDNFDLAAMLERWETVLEGEYDPYLGACKALLQKDTRALNEALRDAIAIRKRSFQDEKKQSVPPDRRLTEGFVFMDGLAFLRLAETLGMPVQREYPTIPKFARIPLGRAPLPHDSWMRPEQAVPA from the coding sequence ATGAACCTGGAGACCGTTCGGGAGAACGCCCACGTATACCTAATGGAGGCGCTTGACAGCATCTCACAGAGAACGGCCGATGAGCAGTCCGGTCTAGCCTATATAACCGCGGCTTATTTTTACCGACGAATCGCCATCTGCGAACTGCTCGCCGAGGCACGAATGGATCGGTTTGCAACTTTTCTGGCGAAGTCCGCGTTGGTGCGTATCCACTTCCTTCGCCTCGTCACGCAGGGGCACGCAGCCGCCCCGCTCCATACCTGTGCAAGCCGGAATTTCTCCTTTGTTGACTCACTCGTCGCTGGCCAACTTCACATGGCGGTGGAGCTTGCCCGGCTGACTCCGGATCGGCATACACCAAGCATCGAATATGAGGACGACTTCCTCCTGCATCGCTTCCTCCAACGGCTCACCCTTCACCTCCATGTAGGTGACAACTTCGACCTTGCAGCCATGTTGGAGCGCTGGGAGACAGTGCTGGAAGGAGAGTATGACCCGTACCTGGGAGCATGCAAGGCATTGCTGCAGAAAGACACCCGGGCGCTCAATGAGGCGCTGCGTGACGCCATCGCTATTCGTAAGCGCTCCTTTCAAGACGAGAAGAAGCAGTCGGTCCCCCCTGACAGACGTCTTACCGAGGGCTTTGTCTTCATGGATGGGTTGGCCTTCTTGCGGCTCGCCGAGACGCTCGGCATGCCGGTTCAACGCGAGTACCCCACCATTCCCAAGTTCGCACGCATTCCCCTGGGGCGAGCACCACTGCCTCATGACTCGTGGATGCGCCCCGAGCAGGCGGTACCCGCGTAG